One Loxodonta africana isolate mLoxAfr1 chromosome 15, mLoxAfr1.hap2, whole genome shotgun sequence genomic window carries:
- the LOC100654063 gene encoding olfactory receptor 8D2-like, with product MARQNDSTVTEFVLEGLTEKPELQLPLFLLFLGIYGVTVVGNMGMIFLITFSFKLQAPMYFFLGNLSAVDLFYSSVITPKLLENFVREKNVISYPGCMTQLFFFCFFATAESYILTAMAYDRCAAICSPLLYNVTMSQKVCNVLVTGVYIMASIGAMPHIISMIMLFFCKDNVIHHYFCDILPLLKLSCSTTYINELLVILVGGFNVLATTMAIIISYAFILCNILRIPLAEGKSKAFSTCGSHLTAVGVFYGSIIFMYFKPSSSSNMAQDKVASVFYTTVIPMLNPLIYSLRNKDVKDVFSKIMGMRYGPLQGSNQNH from the coding sequence ATGGCCAGACAAAATGATTCCACAGTGACTGAATTTGTCCTTGAGGGATTGACAGAAAAACCAGAACTCCAGCTGCCTCTCTTCCTCCTATTTCTAGGGATCTATGGAGTCACCGTTGTGGGAAATATGGGTATGATCTTCCTAATCACTTTCAGTTTCAAGCTCCAAGctcccatgtatttttttcttggcaATTTGTCAGCCGTAGATCTCTTTTACTCCTCAGTTATTACTCCCAAACTCCTGGAAAACTTTGTAAGGGAGAAAAATGTTATTTCCTACCCTGGATGTATGacacaactttttttcttttgcttttttgctACTGCTGAGTCCTATATTCTAACTGCCATGGCTTATGATAGATGTGCAGCTATCTGTAGTCCACTGCTCTACAATGTCACCATGTCCCAAAAGGTCTGCAATGTGCTTGTGACTGGAGTCTATATTATGGCATCTATTGGAGCTATGCCCCACATAATCTCCATGATTATGCTTTTCTTCTGTAAGGACAATGTCATCCACCATTACTTCTGTGACATACTTCCTCTCCTAAAGCTCTCATGCTCCACTACCTACATCAACGAACTTCTGGTGATACTTGTAGGCGGATTCAATGTGCTTGCAACAACTATGGCCATAATAATCTCTTACGCCTTCATATTGTGTAACATTCTTCGAATACCTTTAGCTGAGGGCAAATCCAAAGCCTTTAGTACCTGTGGTTCTCATCTTACAGCTGTTGGGGTTTTTTATGGATCCATCATATTCATGTATTTTAAGCCATCATCCAGCAGCAACATGGCCCAGGATAAGGTGGCCTCTGTGTTCTATACCACAGTGATCCCTATGTTGAACCCTTTGATCTATAGCTTGAGGAATAAGGATGTAAAGGATGTGTTCAGCAAAATCATGGGTATGAGGTATGGCCCACTCCAGGGTAGTAATCAGAACCACTAA